Proteins from one Nakamurella multipartita DSM 44233 genomic window:
- a CDS encoding quinone-dependent dihydroorotate dehydrogenase, translated as MAYRRVARPVLFRMGKGDPEVVHHRTLSALARVSRSAPALRLLGGLRRRHPSPRTVFGVDFPSAVGLAAGMDKDGVALKAWPALGFGHVEVGTVTAHPQPGNPRPRLFRLPASGAIINRMGFNNSGAQALAARLATTGRIGVPLGISLGKSKITPVDEAVGDYLTSLRAVYPFADYIAVNVSSPNTPGLRTLQDRAPLDELLAALTTEAGSLAWSLGQRRTPVPVLVKIAPDLTDQAIADLLEVCVDRGIAGLIATNTTLTRPGLAAGDAATAAEAGGLSGRPLAPRSLEVVRFVTAHCDLPVIGVGGIGTVDDGLRMLDAGASLLQLYTGFIFGGPPLVTSLNKAIAAR; from the coding sequence GTGGCCTACCGGCGGGTGGCCCGGCCGGTGCTGTTCCGGATGGGCAAGGGTGACCCGGAGGTGGTCCACCACCGGACCCTGTCCGCGCTGGCCCGGGTGTCCCGGTCGGCCCCGGCGCTGCGCCTGCTGGGCGGCCTGCGCCGTCGACACCCCAGCCCGCGCACCGTCTTCGGGGTGGACTTCCCGTCCGCCGTCGGGTTGGCGGCGGGCATGGACAAGGACGGCGTGGCCCTGAAGGCCTGGCCGGCCCTGGGTTTCGGTCACGTCGAGGTCGGCACCGTCACCGCGCACCCGCAGCCGGGCAACCCGCGGCCGCGGCTGTTCCGGCTGCCCGCCTCCGGCGCGATCATCAACCGGATGGGGTTCAACAACTCCGGGGCGCAGGCGCTGGCCGCCCGGCTGGCCACCACCGGCCGGATCGGCGTGCCGCTGGGCATCTCGCTGGGCAAGTCCAAGATCACTCCGGTGGACGAAGCCGTCGGCGACTACCTGACCTCGCTGCGCGCCGTCTACCCGTTCGCGGACTACATCGCGGTCAACGTCTCCAGCCCGAACACCCCGGGCCTGCGCACCCTGCAGGATCGGGCCCCGCTGGACGAGCTGCTGGCCGCGCTGACCACCGAGGCGGGCAGCCTGGCCTGGTCGCTGGGGCAGCGGCGCACGCCGGTCCCGGTGCTGGTCAAGATCGCCCCCGACCTGACCGATCAGGCCATCGCCGACCTGCTGGAGGTCTGCGTGGACCGCGGCATCGCCGGGCTGATCGCCACCAACACCACCTTGACCCGGCCGGGCCTGGCTGCCGGCGACGCGGCCACCGCCGCGGAAGCCGGTGGGCTGTCCGGGCGGCCGCTGGCCCCCCGATCGCTGGAAGTGGTCCGCTTCGTCACCGCCCACTGCGACCTGCCGGTGATCGGCGTCGGCGGCATCGGCACGGTCGACGACGGGCTGCGCATGCTCGACGCCGGGGCCAGCCTGCTGCAGCTCTACACCGGGTTCATCTTCGGCGGGCCGCCGCTGGTGACCTCGTTGAACAAGGCCATCGCCGCCCGCTGA
- a CDS encoding PH-like domain-containing protein has translation MERTLWVVGLALVCVLAAWGMWVGWRHRGGRQSSLPELPTVPNTLGEVRTPPLTGLYVSTTTAGHWQDRIVARGLGVRADALVRLTDDGILIDRDGADPIFVPVQDLIEVTTAPGIAGKVMAQADGILIIRWRLGSSELDSGLRADDRDSQAEFLVAAKDLLAGNPGKSEEATT, from the coding sequence ATGGAACGCACCCTGTGGGTCGTGGGTCTGGCCCTGGTCTGCGTGCTGGCCGCCTGGGGCATGTGGGTCGGCTGGCGGCACCGCGGCGGGCGGCAGTCCAGCCTGCCCGAGCTGCCGACCGTGCCCAACACGCTCGGCGAGGTGCGGACCCCGCCGCTGACCGGGCTGTACGTCTCGACCACGACCGCCGGCCACTGGCAGGACCGGATCGTCGCCCGCGGGCTGGGCGTGCGGGCCGACGCCCTGGTCCGGCTGACCGACGACGGCATCCTGATCGACCGGGACGGCGCCGACCCGATCTTCGTGCCCGTCCAGGACCTGATCGAGGTCACCACCGCGCCCGGCATCGCCGGCAAGGTGATGGCCCAGGCCGACGGCATCCTGATCATCCGCTGGCGGCTCGGGTCCAGCGAACTGGACAGCGGCCTGCGGGCCGACGACCGCGACAGCCAGGCCGAGTTCCTGGTCGCGGCCAAGGATCTGCTGGCCGGCAACCCCGGCAAGAGCGAGGAGGCGACCACATGA
- the pyrF gene encoding orotidine-5'-phosphate decarboxylase: MTITEPFGHRLVAAIDARGPLCVGIDPHPGLLQAWDLPDDAGGLERFAMTVVEALGPTVAVLKPQSAFFEAHGAAGIAVLEEVLTSCREAGALSILDGKRGDIGSTMAAYAAAYLTHEAPLAADALTVSPYLGFGSLLPTVDVALAEGRGLFVLALTSNPEGQQVQHALGQDEKTVAQSIIDQVGALNAGDDPIGSIGLVVGATIGRTGVDLSGVNGPMLAPGLGAQGATAQDLRRIFADAHGALLPSTSRQVLGAGPSVRKLRDAAARTVDELRTALA; this comes from the coding sequence ATGACGATCACCGAGCCGTTCGGCCACCGCCTGGTTGCCGCGATCGACGCCCGCGGCCCCCTGTGCGTGGGCATCGACCCGCACCCCGGCCTGCTGCAGGCCTGGGACCTGCCGGACGACGCCGGCGGTCTGGAGCGGTTCGCGATGACAGTCGTGGAGGCCCTCGGCCCGACGGTGGCCGTGCTCAAGCCGCAGTCGGCGTTCTTCGAGGCGCACGGTGCGGCCGGCATCGCCGTGCTGGAGGAGGTGCTCACCTCCTGCCGCGAGGCCGGCGCGCTGAGCATCTTGGACGGCAAGCGCGGCGACATCGGTTCCACCATGGCCGCCTACGCCGCCGCGTACCTCACCCACGAAGCGCCGCTGGCCGCCGACGCGTTGACCGTCTCGCCGTACCTGGGGTTCGGTTCGCTGCTGCCCACCGTGGACGTCGCGCTGGCCGAGGGCCGCGGCCTGTTCGTGCTGGCCCTGACCTCCAATCCGGAGGGCCAGCAGGTGCAGCACGCGCTGGGCCAGGACGAGAAGACCGTCGCCCAGTCGATCATCGACCAGGTCGGCGCGCTCAACGCCGGCGACGACCCGATCGGCTCCATCGGCCTGGTGGTGGGCGCGACGATCGGCCGGACCGGCGTCGACCTGTCCGGGGTGAACGGCCCGATGCTGGCCCCGGGCCTGGGTGCGCAGGGCGCGACCGCGCAGGATCTGCGCCGCATTTTCGCCGATGCGCACGGGGCGCTGCTGCCCAGCACCTCCCGCCAGGTGCTCGGCGCCGGGCCCTCGGTGCGCAAGCTGCGCGACGCCGCCGCCCGGACCGTGGACGAGCTGCGTACCGCCCTGGCCTGA
- the carB gene encoding carbamoyl-phosphate synthase large subunit encodes MPRRTDINHVLVIGSGPIVIGQACEFDYSGTQACRVLREEGIRVSLINSNPATIMTDPEFADATYIEPINAEFVEKLLADQQARGHRIDAVLATLGGQTALNTAIALDERGVLDKYGVELIGADIPAINRGEDRQIFKDVVRAVGGDVPRSAVCHTMDEVRAAVAELGLPVVVRPSFTMGGLGSGMAYTDADVERIAGGGLAASQASFGPGDGNQNVHASVLIEESVLGWKEFELELMRDGHDNAVVVCSIENLDPMGVHTGDSITVAPSMTLTDREYQRMRDLGLAILRAVGVATGGCNIQFAVNPENGRIIVIEMNPRVSRSSALASKATGFPIAKIAAKLAIGYTLDEIANDITRATPAAFEPTLDYVVTKIPRFAFEKFPGADPTLTTTMKSVGEAMAIGRSFAESLGKAMRSMETKAGGFWTAPAADVELAALLEHLKTPLDGRVYGVMQALEAGATVEQLHAATRIDPWFLDQMDLVRQVGHTVRDAPALTPELVRKAKRYGLSDRQIAALRADVADEQQVREYRWANGIRPVYKTVDTCAAEFAATTPYHYSAYETDAAAESEVAPQTEKPKVIILGSGPNRIGQGIEFDYSCVHAALALRAAGYETVMVNCNPETVSTDYDTSDRLYFEPLTVEDVLEVIHAERQSGTVAGVIPTLGGQTPLKLAAELQQAGVTILGTSPDAIDLAEDRDRFGTLLREAGLPAPAYGMAVSFPDAQAVASTIGYPVLVRPSYVLGGRGMEIVYDEPSLADYISRATEVSADRPVMVDKFLDDALEIDVDALCDGTEVYLGGVMEHIEEAGIHSGDSACVLPPITLGRSDIAKVRAHTEAIALGVGVRGLLNVQYALKDEVLYVLEANPRASRTVPFSSKATAVPLAMAASRIMLGATIAQLREEGMLPASGDGGTLPVGAPVAVKEAVLPFHRFRRADGSGVDSLLGPEMRSTGEVMGVDTSFGPAFAKSQTAAYGSLPTKGTVFVSVANADKRSMVFPVKRLADLGFKIVATEGTAEMLQRNGMDVEVVAKYFQDRGTGEGTVVDLIRAGKIDLVINTPYGQSGPRIDGYEIRTAAVAADIPCITTVAGAAAAIQGIEALTRSDVGVAPLQVLHSRMRAIREWAG; translated from the coding sequence ATGCCTCGCCGTACCGACATCAATCACGTCCTGGTGATCGGCTCCGGCCCGATCGTCATCGGGCAGGCCTGCGAGTTCGACTACTCGGGCACCCAGGCCTGCCGGGTGCTGCGGGAGGAGGGCATCCGGGTCTCACTGATCAACTCCAATCCGGCCACGATCATGACCGATCCGGAGTTCGCCGACGCCACCTACATCGAGCCGATCAACGCCGAGTTCGTGGAAAAGCTGCTGGCCGACCAGCAGGCCCGCGGGCACCGGATCGACGCCGTGCTGGCCACCCTGGGCGGGCAGACCGCGCTGAACACCGCGATCGCGCTGGACGAGCGGGGCGTGCTGGACAAGTACGGGGTCGAGCTGATCGGCGCCGACATCCCGGCCATCAACCGGGGTGAGGACCGGCAGATCTTCAAGGACGTGGTCCGGGCCGTCGGCGGCGACGTGCCGCGCTCCGCGGTCTGCCACACGATGGACGAGGTCCGGGCCGCGGTCGCCGAGCTCGGCCTGCCGGTGGTCGTCCGGCCGTCCTTCACCATGGGCGGCCTGGGTTCCGGGATGGCCTACACCGACGCCGATGTCGAGCGGATCGCGGGCGGCGGGCTGGCCGCCTCGCAGGCCTCCTTCGGTCCCGGGGACGGCAACCAGAACGTGCACGCCTCGGTGCTGATCGAGGAGAGCGTGCTGGGCTGGAAGGAGTTCGAGCTGGAGCTGATGCGCGACGGCCACGACAACGCGGTCGTCGTCTGCTCCATCGAGAACCTGGACCCGATGGGCGTGCACACCGGTGACTCGATCACCGTCGCCCCGTCGATGACGCTGACCGACCGCGAGTATCAGCGGATGCGTGACCTGGGCCTGGCCATCCTGCGCGCGGTCGGCGTGGCCACCGGCGGCTGCAACATCCAGTTCGCGGTCAACCCGGAGAACGGGCGGATCATCGTCATCGAGATGAACCCCCGGGTCTCCCGCTCGTCGGCACTGGCCTCCAAGGCCACCGGCTTCCCGATCGCCAAGATCGCCGCCAAGCTGGCCATCGGCTACACCCTGGACGAGATCGCCAACGACATCACCAGGGCCACCCCGGCCGCGTTCGAGCCGACGCTGGACTACGTGGTCACCAAGATCCCGCGCTTTGCCTTCGAGAAGTTCCCGGGCGCCGACCCCACGCTGACCACGACCATGAAGTCGGTCGGCGAGGCCATGGCCATCGGCCGCTCGTTCGCCGAGTCGCTGGGCAAGGCGATGCGCTCGATGGAGACCAAGGCGGGCGGTTTCTGGACCGCCCCGGCCGCGGACGTCGAGCTGGCCGCGCTGCTGGAGCACCTGAAAACCCCGCTGGACGGCCGGGTCTACGGCGTCATGCAGGCGCTGGAAGCGGGGGCCACGGTCGAGCAGCTGCACGCGGCGACCCGGATCGACCCGTGGTTCCTGGACCAGATGGACCTGGTCCGGCAGGTCGGCCACACGGTGCGCGACGCCCCGGCGCTGACCCCCGAGCTGGTCCGCAAGGCCAAGCGCTACGGCCTGTCCGACCGGCAGATCGCCGCGCTGCGCGCCGATGTCGCCGACGAGCAGCAGGTGCGGGAGTACCGCTGGGCCAACGGGATCCGCCCGGTCTACAAGACGGTGGACACCTGCGCGGCCGAGTTCGCGGCCACCACCCCGTACCACTACTCGGCGTACGAGACCGACGCGGCGGCCGAATCAGAGGTCGCGCCGCAGACCGAGAAGCCCAAGGTGATCATCCTGGGCTCGGGTCCGAACCGGATCGGGCAGGGCATCGAGTTCGACTACTCCTGCGTGCACGCGGCCCTGGCGCTGCGGGCGGCCGGGTACGAGACCGTGATGGTCAACTGCAATCCGGAGACCGTGTCCACCGACTACGACACCTCCGACCGGCTCTACTTCGAGCCGCTGACGGTCGAGGACGTGCTCGAGGTCATCCACGCCGAGCGGCAGTCCGGCACGGTGGCCGGGGTGATCCCGACCCTGGGCGGGCAGACGCCGCTGAAGCTGGCGGCCGAGCTGCAGCAGGCCGGCGTGACCATCCTGGGCACCTCGCCGGACGCGATCGACCTGGCCGAGGACCGGGACCGCTTCGGCACCCTGCTGCGCGAGGCCGGGCTGCCCGCGCCGGCCTACGGGATGGCGGTGTCCTTCCCGGATGCGCAGGCGGTGGCCTCGACGATCGGCTACCCGGTGCTGGTCCGCCCGTCCTACGTGCTCGGCGGCCGCGGCATGGAGATCGTCTACGACGAGCCGTCGCTGGCCGACTACATCTCCCGGGCGACCGAGGTCTCGGCCGACCGGCCGGTCATGGTCGACAAGTTCCTCGACGACGCCCTGGAGATCGACGTCGACGCCCTGTGCGACGGCACCGAGGTGTACCTGGGCGGGGTGATGGAGCACATCGAGGAGGCCGGCATCCATTCCGGCGACTCGGCCTGCGTGCTGCCGCCGATCACCCTGGGCCGCAGCGACATCGCCAAGGTCCGCGCGCACACCGAGGCCATCGCCCTGGGGGTGGGGGTGCGCGGGCTGCTGAACGTGCAGTACGCGCTCAAGGACGAGGTGCTCTACGTGCTCGAGGCCAACCCGAGAGCGTCGCGCACCGTGCCGTTCTCGTCCAAGGCCACCGCGGTGCCGCTGGCCATGGCCGCCTCCCGGATCATGCTCGGCGCCACCATCGCGCAGCTGCGGGAGGAAGGCATGCTGCCGGCCTCCGGCGACGGCGGCACCCTGCCGGTCGGCGCGCCGGTCGCGGTGAAGGAAGCGGTGCTGCCGTTCCACCGGTTCCGCCGGGCCGACGGCAGCGGGGTCGACTCGCTGCTCGGGCCGGAGATGCGCTCCACCGGTGAGGTGATGGGCGTGGACACCAGTTTCGGGCCGGCGTTCGCGAAATCGCAGACCGCCGCCTACGGGTCGCTGCCGACCAAGGGCACCGTGTTCGTCTCGGTGGCCAACGCCGACAAGCGCTCGATGGTCTTCCCGGTGAAGCGTCTGGCCGACCTCGGCTTCAAGATCGTGGCCACCGAGGGCACCGCGGAGATGTTGCAGCGCAACGGCATGGACGTCGAGGTGGTGGCCAAGTACTTCCAGGACCGGGGCACCGGCGAGGGCACGGTGGTCGACCTGATCCGGGCCGGCAAGATCGACCTGGTGATCAACACCCCGTACGGCCAGTCCGGGCCGCGCATCGACGGGTACGAGATCCGCACCGCCGCGGTGGCCGCGGACATCCCCTGCATCACCACGGTCGCCGGGGCGGCCGCCGCCATCCAGGGCATCGAGGCGCTGACCCGCTCGGACGTCGGGGTGGCCCCGCTGCAGGTGCTGCACAGCCGGATGCGGGCGATCCGGGAATGGGCCGGCTGA
- a CDS encoding dihydroorotase: MSVLITGGAPYGEQPADILVVDGVIAAVGADAAADPRARDAEVVDAAGLVVLPGLVDLHTHLREPGREDAETVATGSAAAALGGYTAVFAMPNTDPTADTAGVVEQVLRLGEQTGLVDVHPIGAVTVGRKGQKLAELAAMATSAARVRVFSDDGDCVSDPLLMRRALEYVKAFGGVIAQHAQEPRLTQGAQMHEGEVSARLGLTGWPAVAEEAIIARDCLLTDHVGSRLHVCHLSTAGSVEVVAAAKKRGTNVTAEVTPHHLLLTDERAQGYDPVFKVNPPLRTEADVRALRTGLATGVIDIVATDHAPHASQDKETEWDNASPGMLGLQTALSVVIATMVRTGLLDWRGVARVMAEAPARIGGLTDQGRPIAAGEPANLVLLDPQASWTVRGADFASLSRNTPFEGMELPGRVVATYLRGRRTASAGVALGAES, from the coding sequence GTGAGCGTGTTGATCACCGGTGGGGCCCCGTACGGGGAACAGCCCGCCGACATCCTGGTGGTGGACGGGGTGATCGCCGCCGTCGGGGCCGACGCCGCCGCCGACCCGCGGGCCCGGGACGCCGAGGTGGTGGACGCGGCCGGGCTGGTCGTGCTGCCCGGCCTGGTCGACCTGCACACCCACCTGCGCGAGCCGGGCCGGGAGGACGCCGAGACGGTGGCCACCGGGTCGGCCGCGGCCGCGCTCGGCGGCTACACCGCGGTGTTCGCCATGCCCAACACCGACCCGACCGCGGACACCGCCGGGGTCGTCGAGCAGGTGCTGCGGCTCGGCGAGCAGACCGGACTGGTCGACGTGCACCCGATCGGCGCGGTCACCGTCGGCCGCAAGGGCCAGAAGCTGGCCGAGCTGGCCGCGATGGCCACCTCGGCGGCGCGGGTGCGGGTGTTCTCCGACGACGGTGACTGCGTCTCCGACCCGCTGCTGATGCGCCGGGCCCTGGAGTACGTCAAGGCGTTCGGCGGGGTGATCGCCCAGCACGCGCAGGAACCGCGTCTGACCCAGGGCGCGCAGATGCACGAGGGGGAGGTGTCCGCCCGGCTCGGTCTGACCGGCTGGCCGGCGGTGGCCGAAGAGGCGATCATCGCCCGCGACTGCCTGCTCACCGACCACGTCGGCTCCCGGCTGCACGTGTGCCACCTGTCCACCGCGGGCAGTGTGGAGGTGGTGGCCGCGGCCAAGAAGCGCGGCACGAACGTCACCGCCGAGGTGACCCCGCACCACCTGCTGCTCACCGACGAGCGGGCGCAGGGCTACGACCCGGTGTTCAAGGTGAACCCGCCGCTGCGGACCGAGGCCGACGTGCGCGCTCTGCGGACGGGGCTGGCCACCGGCGTGATCGACATCGTGGCCACCGACCACGCCCCGCACGCCAGCCAGGACAAGGAAACCGAGTGGGACAACGCCAGTCCCGGCATGCTCGGGCTGCAGACCGCGCTCTCGGTGGTCATCGCCACGATGGTCCGCACCGGCCTGCTGGACTGGCGCGGGGTGGCCCGGGTGATGGCCGAGGCGCCGGCCCGGATCGGCGGCCTGACCGACCAGGGCCGGCCGATCGCCGCCGGCGAGCCGGCCAACCTGGTGCTCCTGGACCCGCAGGCGAGCTGGACGGTGCGCGGCGCGGACTTCGCCTCGCTGTCCCGCAACACCCCCTTCGAGGGGATGGAGCTGCCCGGCCGGGTCGTCGCCACCTACCTGCGGGGCCGGCGGACCGCGTCGGCCGGCGTGGCCCTGGGAGCGGAGAGCTGA
- a CDS encoding LLM class F420-dependent oxidoreductase codes for MRIGIGVGDIAGRGSAPGDQIEQIRSLAERGAGSVWLAQIFGADALTMLAVAGAQLPGIEFGTAVVPTYPRHPTALAAQALTVQALTGGRLTLGVGPSHRSVIEDMFGLDYTKPARHMREYLTVLGGLLRGERVDFTGETMRVNARLTIPGSEPPSVLVAALGPVMLRLAGRLTDGTVTWMTGPETLARHTVPVLTEAAAEAGRPAPRVVAGLPICLTDDPAAARERAARQFAVYGQLPNYRAMLDREGADGPADLAIVGDEDVLAAGLDRLAAAGVTEFLAVPFGARDQLAPTIDFLAARSATGGARA; via the coding sequence ATGAGAATCGGCATCGGGGTCGGGGACATCGCCGGCCGAGGCAGTGCCCCGGGCGACCAGATCGAGCAGATCCGGTCGCTGGCCGAGCGCGGCGCGGGCAGTGTCTGGCTGGCCCAGATCTTCGGTGCCGACGCGCTGACCATGCTGGCGGTCGCCGGCGCCCAGCTGCCGGGCATCGAGTTCGGGACCGCCGTCGTGCCCACCTACCCGCGCCATCCCACCGCGCTGGCGGCGCAGGCGTTGACCGTGCAGGCGCTGACTGGCGGCCGGTTGACCCTGGGGGTCGGGCCCAGCCACCGCTCGGTGATCGAGGACATGTTCGGCCTGGACTACACCAAGCCGGCCCGGCACATGCGCGAGTACCTGACCGTGCTCGGCGGGCTGCTGCGGGGTGAGCGGGTCGACTTCACCGGCGAGACGATGCGGGTGAACGCCCGGCTGACCATCCCCGGGTCGGAGCCGCCGTCCGTGCTGGTGGCGGCCCTCGGACCGGTGATGCTGCGCTTGGCCGGGCGGCTGACCGACGGCACCGTCACCTGGATGACCGGCCCGGAAACCCTGGCCCGGCATACGGTTCCGGTGCTGACCGAGGCCGCCGCGGAGGCCGGCCGGCCGGCGCCCCGGGTGGTGGCCGGCCTGCCGATCTGCCTGACCGACGACCCCGCGGCGGCCCGGGAGCGGGCCGCCCGCCAGTTCGCCGTCTACGGGCAGCTGCCCAACTACCGCGCCATGCTCGACCGGGAGGGGGCCGACGGTCCGGCCGACCTGGCGATCGTCGGCGACGAGGACGTGCTGGCGGCCGGCCTCGACCGGCTCGCGGCCGCCGGCGTCACCGAGTTCCTGGCCGTCCCGTTCGGGGCGCGGGACCAGCTCGCGCCGACCATCGACTTCCTCGCGGCCCGGTCGGCCACCGGCGGGGCGCGGGCGTGA
- a CDS encoding aspartate carbamoyltransferase catalytic subunit, translating to MPRHLLSAGDLTRGSAELILDTAERIDQAMAGREVRKLPTLRGRTVVNLFFEDSTRTRISFELAAKRLSADVINFSAKGSSVSKGESLKDTAWTLQAMGADAVVCRHSASGAPQQLSGWVDGHVINAGDGTHEHPTQALLDAFTLRRHLGRLDGRRIVVVGDVLHSRVARSNVLLLSTLGAQVTLVAPPTLVPVGVDAWPAQVSYDLDGALTGADAVMMLRVQRERMSGAFFPTEREYSRGYGLDERRRALLADDAIVMHPGPMNRGMEITPGVADGVNSVIVEQVANGVTVRMAVLYLLLSGEMDGGL from the coding sequence ATGCCGCGGCACCTGCTCTCGGCCGGCGACCTGACCCGCGGCTCGGCCGAGCTGATCCTGGACACCGCCGAGCGGATCGACCAGGCGATGGCCGGCCGGGAGGTGCGCAAGCTGCCCACCCTGCGCGGGCGCACCGTGGTCAACCTGTTCTTCGAGGACTCCACCCGGACCCGGATCTCGTTCGAGCTGGCCGCCAAGCGCCTGTCCGCCGACGTCATCAACTTCTCGGCCAAGGGTTCGTCGGTGTCCAAGGGCGAGTCGCTCAAGGACACCGCCTGGACCCTGCAGGCCATGGGCGCCGACGCCGTCGTCTGCCGGCACTCGGCCTCCGGGGCGCCGCAGCAGCTCTCCGGCTGGGTGGACGGGCACGTGATCAACGCCGGCGACGGCACCCACGAGCACCCCACCCAGGCGTTGCTGGACGCCTTCACCCTGCGCCGGCACCTGGGCCGGCTGGACGGCCGGCGGATCGTGGTGGTCGGCGACGTGCTGCACTCGCGGGTGGCCCGGTCCAACGTGCTGCTGCTGTCCACCCTGGGCGCGCAGGTCACCCTGGTTGCGCCGCCCACCCTGGTCCCGGTCGGGGTGGACGCCTGGCCCGCGCAGGTGTCCTACGACCTGGACGGCGCGCTGACCGGGGCCGATGCCGTGATGATGCTGCGGGTGCAGCGGGAGCGGATGAGCGGCGCGTTCTTCCCGACCGAGCGCGAGTACAGCCGCGGGTACGGGCTGGACGAACGGCGCCGCGCGCTGCTGGCCGACGACGCAATCGTCATGCACCCCGGCCCGATGAACCGGGGCATGGAGATCACCCCGGGCGTGGCCGACGGGGTCAACTCGGTGATCGTCGAGCAGGTCGCCAACGGGGTGACCGTGCGGATGGCCGTGCTGTATCTGCTGCTCTCCGGCGAGATGGATGGTGGATTGTGA
- the carA gene encoding glutamine-hydrolyzing carbamoyl-phosphate synthase small subunit codes for MSAPAVLVLEDGTVYHGEGFGASGTAFGEAVFTTGMTGYQETLTDPSYRRQVVVATAPQIGNTGWVAGSGSADGAGYGVSDDESGAIWVAGFVVRDLAPRPSNWRATSSLPEEMARQGIVGIAGVDTRALTRRLRTAGAMRCGIFAGDQVGTPELTVAAMLEQVRAQPSMAGADLTGEVSTEAGHVIPADGTERFAVAAIDLGIKANTPRMLAARGIRTHVLPATTTIEQIRALGVDGVFLSNGPGDPATADAMVALTRDVLTAGIPLFGICFGNQILGRALGFGTFKLKFGHRGINQPVRDHATGRVLVTAHNHGFAVDAPIDRVSDTEFGRVQVAFSCLNDGVVEGLECLDRQAFSVQFHPEAAAGPHDAGYLFDRFVELMATGAAAGPAASTKSATGKVSA; via the coding sequence ATGAGCGCACCGGCCGTACTGGTCCTGGAAGACGGCACCGTCTACCACGGCGAGGGTTTCGGCGCGTCGGGGACCGCCTTCGGCGAGGCGGTGTTCACCACCGGGATGACCGGCTACCAGGAGACGCTGACCGACCCGTCCTACCGCCGCCAGGTCGTGGTGGCCACCGCACCGCAGATCGGCAACACCGGCTGGGTGGCCGGCTCCGGATCGGCCGACGGCGCCGGGTACGGGGTGTCCGACGACGAGTCCGGCGCCATCTGGGTGGCCGGGTTCGTGGTCCGCGACCTGGCCCCGCGGCCGTCGAACTGGCGCGCGACCTCCTCGCTGCCGGAAGAGATGGCCCGGCAGGGCATCGTCGGCATCGCCGGGGTGGACACCCGGGCGCTCACCCGCCGGCTGCGCACCGCGGGCGCCATGCGCTGCGGCATCTTCGCCGGTGACCAGGTCGGCACCCCGGAGCTGACGGTGGCGGCCATGCTCGAGCAGGTGCGGGCCCAGCCGTCGATGGCCGGCGCCGACCTGACCGGCGAGGTCAGCACCGAGGCGGGCCACGTCATCCCGGCCGACGGGACCGAGCGCTTCGCGGTCGCCGCGATCGACCTGGGCATCAAGGCGAACACGCCGAGAATGCTGGCCGCGCGCGGCATCCGCACGCACGTGCTGCCCGCGACCACCACCATCGAGCAGATCCGCGCGCTCGGCGTGGACGGGGTGTTCCTGTCCAACGGCCCGGGCGACCCGGCCACCGCCGACGCCATGGTCGCGCTGACCCGGGACGTCCTGACCGCCGGGATCCCGCTGTTCGGCATCTGCTTCGGCAACCAGATCCTGGGCCGGGCCCTGGGTTTCGGCACGTTCAAGCTCAAGTTCGGGCACCGCGGCATCAACCAGCCGGTGCGCGACCACGCGACCGGCCGGGTGCTGGTCACCGCGCACAACCACGGCTTCGCGGTGGACGCGCCGATCGACCGGGTCAGCGACACCGAGTTCGGCCGGGTCCAGGTCGCCTTCAGCTGCCTGAACGACGGCGTCGTCGAGGGGTTGGAATGCCTTGATCGGCAGGCCTTCTCGGTGCAGTTCCATCCGGAGGCGGCAGCCGGCCCGCACGACGCCGGCTACCTGTTCGACCGGTTCGTCGAGCTGATGGCCACCGGAGCGGCGGCCGGCCCAGCCGCGAGCACGAAGTCCGCCACTGGGAAGGTTTCTGCCTGA